One stretch of Malus domestica chromosome 14, GDT2T_hap1 DNA includes these proteins:
- the LOC103431235 gene encoding enolase 1, chloroplastic has translation MALATQPTTNLLQNPFLCSKPQPRPQLPTGVPCLARRRSGSVQCSVAVAPTAAAKASKEYKVKSVKARQIIDSRGNPTVEVDLVTDDLYRSAVPSGASTGIYEALELRDGDKAVYGGKGVLTAVKNINEILGPKLVGVDVRNQNEVDALMLEIDGTPNKSKLGANAILGVSLSVCRAGAGAKGVPLYKHIQEVSGTKELVMPVPAFNVINGGSHAGNNLAMQEFMILPVGASSFAEALRMGSEVYHTLKGIIKAKYGQDACNVGDEGGFAPNVQDNREGLVLLIDAIEKAGYTGKIKIGMDVAASEFLTKEGKYDLNFKKQPNDGAHVLSPPNLGELYKEFIKEFPIVSIEDPFDQDDWSSWSSLQSSVDIQLVGDDLLVTNPTKIAEAIQKKACNGLLLKVNQIGTITESIQAALDAKAAGWGVMVSHRSGETEDNFIADLSVGLASGQIKTGAPCRSERLAKYNQLLRIEEELGNVRYAGEAFRSP, from the exons atgGCTCTAGCTACCCAGCCCACCACCAACCTCCTCCAAAACCCCTTCCTCTGCTCCAAACCCCAGCCCAGACCCCAGCTCCCCACCGGCGTCCCCTGCCTGGCCCGGCGTCGTTCTGGCTCCGTCCAATGCTCAGTCGCCGTCGCGCCCACCGCGGCCGCCAAGGCCTCCAAGGAGTACAAGGTCAAGTCGGTGAAGGCGAGGCAGATCATCGACAGCAGGGGTAATCCGACTGTCGAGGTTGATCTGGTCACTGACGATCTGTACCGATCGGCCGTGCCCAGTGGCGCCTCCACCGGAATTTACGAGGCGTTGGAGCTCAGAGACGGTGACAAGGCTGTCTACGGCGGGAAAGGTGTGCTCACTGCTGTGAAGAACATCAATGAGATTTTGGGACCCAAGCTCGTTGGCGTCGATGTCAG AAATCAAAATGAGGTTGATGCACTTATGTTGGAAATCGATGGAACCCCAAACAAGTCGAAACTGGGGGCCAATGCCATATTGGGAGTATCTCTGAGCGTGTGTAGAGCGGGAGCAGGAGCAAAGGGAGTGCCATTGTACAAGCACATCCAGGAAGTTTCAGGAACGAAGGAGCTTGTTATGCCCGTCCCAGCTTTCAATGTGATAAATGGAGGCAGCCACGCAGGAAATAATCTGGCAATGCAGGAGTTTATGATCTTGCCTGTTGGTGCATCCTCGTTCGCTGAGGCACTCCGCATGGGTAGTGAAG TTTATCATACACTAAAGGGAATTATCAAGGCAAAATATGGACAGGATGCTTGCAATGTTGGAGATGAAGGGGGGTTTGCTCCCAATGTGCAGGATAATAGGGAGGGTCTAGTTTTGCTCATTGATGCTATTGAAAAGGCTGGATACACCGGAAAG ATCAAAATAGGAATGGATGTTGCAGCTTCAGAATTTCTCACCAAAGAAGGGAAATACGATCTCAACTTTAAGAAACAACCAAATGACGGGGCCCATGTGCTCTCGCCTCCGAACCTTGGGGAGCTGTACAAGGAGTTCATTAAGGAATTCCCAATTGTGTCTATTGAAGATCCATTTGACCAAGACGATTGGAGCTCGTGGTCTTCACTTCAGTCTTCTGTTGATATCCAACTTGTAGGAGATGACTTGTTGGTCACAAATCCAACAAAAATTGCTGAAGCCATTCAGAAGAAGGCATGCAATGGTTTACTTCTAAAG GTTAACCAGATCGGCACAATAACTGAATCTATTCAGGCAGCACTCGACGCAAAAGCTGCAGGTTGGGGTGTTATGGTCAGCCACCGGAGTGGAGAAACTGAAGATAACTTTATCGCTGATCTTTCTGTTGGTTTGGCTAGTGGACAG ATCAAGACAGGAGCTCCCTGCCGAAGTGAGCGGTTGGCCAAGTATAATCAG CTTCTGCGTATTGAAGAGGAACTCGGCAATGTGCGTTATGCTGGCGAAGCTTTCAGATCTCCCTAA
- the LOC103455463 gene encoding protein CHAPERONE-LIKE PROTEIN OF POR1, chloroplastic-like: protein MASLSISSPNFTTAFLGHKLKFLENSKKLPTCCSVVRAPRCAAAGTSYGGNAPKFPRISVWDPYKRLGVTYDASEEEIWGSRNFLLQQYAGHERSEESIEAAFEKILMTSFQQRKKTKINLKSKLKKKVEESPPWVKNLLNFVEVPPVEVIFRRLFLFAFMGGWSIMNSAEGGPAFQVAVSLAACIYFLNEKTKSLARASIFGLGALVTGWVCGSVLVPNIPSMLLHPTWTLELLTSLVVYLFLFLACTFLK, encoded by the exons ATGGCCTCCCTCTCCATCTCCTCCCCCAATTTCACCACCGCTTTCCTCGGCCACAAACT TAAATTTCTCGAAAATTCGAAGAAGCTGCCAACTTGTTGCTCCGTTGTACGAGCTCCTAGATGTGCTGCTGCTGGTACATCTTATGGAG GTAATGCTCCAAAATTCCCTAGAATCAGTGTTTGGGATCCGTATAAACGTCTTGGTGTGACCTATGATGCGTCTGAGGAAGAAATTTGGGGATCACGCAATTTTCTCTTACAACAGTATGCTGGACATGAAAGAAGTGAAGAATCAATTGAAGCTGCTTTTGAGAAAATCTTGATGACCAGCTTCCAGCagaggaagaaaacaaaaattaatttgaagagCAAGTTGAAAAAGAAAGTTGAAGAGTCTCCGCCTTGGGTTAAGAACCTGCTCAATTTTGTGGAAGTTCCACCTGTTGAAGTTATTTTTAGAAGATTGTTCCTCTTTGCGTTCATGGGTGGCTGGAGTATCATGAACTCAGCTGAAGGTGGACCTGCATTTCAG GTGGCGGTCTCCTTGGCAGCTTGCATCTATTTCCTCAACGAGAAGACAAAGAGCTTGGCCAGAGCTTCCATTTTCGG ACTTGGAGCTCTTGTCACTGGTTGGGTATGCGGTTCGGTCTTGGTCCCGAATATTCCATCAATGCTCTTGCACCCGACTTGGACCCTCGAACTTCTAACTTCACTCGTAGTGTACCTGTTCTTGTTTCTTGCTTGCACCTTTCTCAAGTAG
- the LOC103455464 gene encoding hexanoyl-CoA synthase has product MMAYKSLDGVTISDIEVLGIESGAAKRLHGSLTDIIANYGAATPETWRNITAHVLSPELPFSFHRMLYYGCYKDFGPDPPAWMPDPETAGLTNVGQLLERRGKELLGSRYRDPISSFSDFQEFSVSNPEVYWKTVLLDEMNASFDTPPQCILRENLSGDGHLLVPGGQWLPGAFGNPAKNCLIVNRKRSLNDTMVIWRDEGNDDLPLNKMTLKELRTEVWLVAHALKALGLEKGSAIAIDMPMHVNAIVIYLAIVLAGCVVVSIADSFAPPEISTRLKISEAKAIFTQDLIKRGEKSLPLYSKIVAAESPMAIVILTKGSSSSTKLRDGDISWHDFLETVKDFKDNEFAAVEQPIEAFTNILFSSGTTGDPKAIPWTLATPFKAAADAWCHMDIRIGDVVAWPTNLGWMMGPWLVYASLLNGASIALYNGSPLGSGFAKFVQDAKVTMLGVIPSIVRSWKSTNSVSGYDWSAIRCFGSTGEASNVEEYLWLMGRAHYKPIIEYCGGTEIGGGFVTGSLLQAQSLAAFSTPAMGCSLYILGNDGVPIPQNEPGVGELALDPVMFGASSTLLNANHYDVYFKGMPIWNGKVLRRHGDVFERTSRGYYHAHGRADDTMNIGGIKVSSVEIERICNAVDNNVLETAAIGVPLAGGGPEQLVIAVVFKNSDNPTADLNQLRMSFNSAVQKKLNPLFKVSKVVPLPSLPRTATNKVMRRILRLQFAQLDQGPKL; this is encoded by the exons ATGATGGCGTATAAGAGCCTGGACGGCGTTACAATTTCCGACATCGAAGTTCTGGGGATCGAATCGGGTGCTGCGAAGAGACTCCATGGAAGTTTGACTGATATCATCGCTAATTACGGAGCCGCCACACCGGAGACGTGGCGCAATATCACTGCGCACGTCCTCAGCCCCGAGCTTCCCTTCTCGTTCCACCGGATGTTGTACTACGGCTGCTACAAGGACTTCGGACCCGACCCGCCCGCCTGGATGCCCGACCC GGAGACTGCAGGACTAACAAATGTTGGCCAGCTACTTGAGAGGAGGGGAAAAGAGCTCTTGGGTTCCAGATACAGGGATCCCATATCCAGCTTTTCGGATTTTCAGGAATTTTCGGTGTCAAACCCTGAG GTTTATTGGAAAACTGTACTACTAGATGAGATGAACGCATCCTTTGATACACCTCCCCAATGCATTTTACGTGAGAATTTGTCTGGAGATGGGCATTTGTTAGTTCCTGGAGGTCAATGGCTTCCTGGAGCGTTTGGGAATCCGGCCAAAAATTGCTTGATTGTAAATCGTAAGAGGAGCTTGAATGATACCATGGTGATATGGCGCGATGAAGGAAATGATGATCTGCCTTTGAATAAGATGACGCTTAAAGAATTGCGCACAGAGGTTTG GTTAGTTGCACATGCGCTAAAAGCACTGGGTTTGGAGAAAGGCTCTGCAATCGCAATTGATATGCCGATGCATGTCAATGCCATAGTTATTTACCTTGCTATTGTTCTGGCAGGATGTGTTGTTGTATCAATCGCTGATAGTTTTGCTCCTCCTGAAATATCAACAAGGCTTAAAATATCAGAGGCAAAAGCCATATTTACCCAG GATCTAATAAAACGCGGCGAGAAAAGTCTGCCCTTGTATAG TAAAATTGTGGCAGCAGAGTCTCCTATGGCAATCGTTATTCTTACCAAAGGTTCCAGTTCTAGCACGAAATTGCGTGATGGTGACATTTCCTGGCATGATTTTCTAGAAACAGTAAAAGATTTCAA AGACAATGAATTTGCTGCTGTAGAACAACCCATAGAAGCATTTACAAATATTCTCTTCTCATCTGGAACTACTG GGGATCCAAAGGCAATTCCATGGACCCTTGCAACTCCTTTCAAAGCTGCTGCAGATGCCTGGTGTCACATGGACATCCGTATAGGTGACGTTGTTGCTTGGCCCACAAATCTTGGGTGGATGATGGGCCCTTGGCTGGTATATGCTTCATTGTTAAATGGAGCTTCCATTGCCTTATATAATGGATCTCCACTTGGATCCGGCTTTGCCAAGTTTGTTCAG GATGCCAAAGTAACAATGCTTGGTGTAATCCCGAGCATTGTTCGGTCATGGAAAAGTACAAATTCTGTTTCCGGCTATGATTGGTCTGCCATTCG TTGCTTTGGATCCACCGGCGAAGCATCAAATGTAGAGGAATACCTATGGCTGATGGGGAGGGCTCACTACAAGCCTATCATTGAGTACTGTGGTGGTACAGAGATTGGTGGTGGTTTTGTTACTGGGTCGTTGTTGCAGGCTCAGTCGTTGGCTGCTTTTAGCACACCAGCTATGGGCTGCAGTTTGTATATTCTTGGCAATGATGGTGTTCCTATT CCACAAAATGAGCCAGGGGTTGGTGAATTGGCGCTTGATcccgtcatgtttggagcttctaGTACATTACTGAATGCTAATCATTATGACGTTTATTTCAAGGGAATGCCAATTTGGAATGGAAAG GTGTTAAGGAGGCATGGAGATGTGTTTGAACGGACATCTAGAGGTTACTATCATGCGCACGGTCGTGCAGATGATACAATGAATATTGGGGGCATCAAG GTTAGTTCGGTTGAGATTGAACGAATCTGTAATGCAGTTGATAACAATGTTCTCGAGACAGCTGCGATTGGAGTGCCGCTTGCTGGAGGCGGGCCTGAGCAGCTAGTAATTGCCGTCGTATTCAAGAACTCAGATAACCCAACTGCAGACTTGAATCAGTTGAGAATGTCCTTCAATTCAGCCGTGCAGAAGAAATTAAATCCGTTGTTCAAG GTTTCCAAAGTTGTGCCTCTCCCGTCTCTTCCAAGAACAGCAACAAATAAGGTCATGCGAAGGATTTTGCGGCTGCAGTTTGCTCAACTCGACCAAGGTCCTAAGCTGTGA